Part of the Coriobacteriaceae bacterium genome is shown below.
CTCAACATCCCCATCCTGATCCCCATCGTCGCGCTGTTTGCTTGGGGCGCCACGATATGGCTGATGCTGATTGGCCTGTTCTTTGGCATGCGCTACCGCATCGACAGCGACGGCGACGTGCCCGGCAGCATCAACAACCTTATGAATCACGCTGCCGATGCCGCGGACGACATCAAACAAAATCTGAACGACGACAAGTAATCGCAGACGGGGGCACGCATGGCACGGATCCTGATCGTAGAGGACGAGGAGAAAATCGCCCGCTTTGTGACGCTCGAACTGGAGCACGAGGGCTACCAGGTGGAGCACGCCGCCGACGGCCGCACCGCCGTGGATCTGGCGCTGGAGCGCGACTACGATCTAATTCTGCTCGATGTGCTACTGCCGCAGCTCAACGGCATGGAGGTCCTGCGGCGTGTCCGCAAGCACAAGGACGTGCCGGTGATCATGGTCACCGCGCGCGATGCCGTGATGGATAAGGTTGCCGGGCTCGATGCCGGCGCCGACGATTACCTGACCAAGCCGTTTGCGATCGAGGAGCTGTTCGCACGGATCCGCGTGGCGCTGAAGCGCTCAGAGGCCGCGCGGACGGCTTCGGGCGTTGGCGGCGCCGGCGCCGGGGCTGGCGTAGCGAGCGGCACGGCCGCCGGTATCGCCACAATGTCCCCGGCAACCGACACGGCCCAGACCGCTGCCGCGCCCTCCCCCGCCGCGCTTACCGTTGACTCGGTTGCGCTCGACCCCAACCGCCGCGAAGTCACGGTCGGCGGCTCGCCCATCGCACTCACGGCTCGCGAGTTCGACGTCCTCGCCCTGCTTATGGCGCATGCCGGCACCGTGCTCACGCGCGAGCGCATCGCGCACGAAGCACTGGGCTACGAATACGTGGGCGACACCAACAACGTCGACGTGCACATTGCGCACCTGCGCGCCAAGATCGAAGACGCCGGCAGCGCCCGCATCATCCAGACCGTGCGCGGGGTGGGCTATGTCTGCCGCGCGTAACACCGAGGCCAAGCGCGTCACCTCCATCGCCCGCGCCATCAACTGGGGCTATATGTGGCGCCGCTTGATGAGCTACGTCTGGCTCGATCTGTTGCTGATGGTGATTGCGGCGGCGATCCTCGTCTATGGATACAACCAGACGCTGCCCGACGGCGCGTTTACCGCAGGATGGATCCCCAACGCCACCGTTCGCGGCATGTCGCTGACGCCCGCACGCGGCTGGGACCTGACAACGCTCACCTATACCGTCGAATTTGCGCGCATCACCAAGACTTTCCCCCTCGCACAGGACCTCGTCGCACTATGGCCTCTCTACCTTGTCGTTGTGGGTTGGCAGGTCATCACCGTGCTCAACATGCTCGGCGGCGCCCGCCGCGTGCGCCGCACCATGGCACCGCTCAACGACTTGGCCTTGCGTGTGGATGAGCTCGGCCGCATGCAACTCGCCGGCGGCAAGATGGAAACGCTTGAGCAGGCCATCGAGCGCGCAAGCGTCGACTCGCCGAGCGTCACCACCGGCGACGCCGACCTGGCAAGCATCGAGGTCGCGCTCAACCGCCTGCTGCGCCAGATGCAAGAGGCCAAGCTGCAGCAGATGCGCTTTGTCAACGACGCAAGCCACGAGCTGCGCACGCCCATCGCGGTGATTCAGGGCTACGTAAACATGCTCGACCGCTGGGGCAAAGACGACCCGGCCGTGCTGGCAGAATCCATCGCGTCCCTTAAGGCCGAAAGCGAGCACATGCAGGAGCTCGTGG
Proteins encoded:
- a CDS encoding response regulator transcription factor, with translation MARILIVEDEEKIARFVTLELEHEGYQVEHAADGRTAVDLALERDYDLILLDVLLPQLNGMEVLRRVRKHKDVPVIMVTARDAVMDKVAGLDAGADDYLTKPFAIEELFARIRVALKRSEAARTASGVGGAGAGAGVASGTAAGIATMSPATDTAQTAAAPSPAALTVDSVALDPNRREVTVGGSPIALTAREFDVLALLMAHAGTVLTRERIAHEALGYEYVGDTNNVDVHIAHLRAKIEDAGSARIIQTVRGVGYVCRA
- a CDS encoding HAMP domain-containing histidine kinase, coding for MSAARNTEAKRVTSIARAINWGYMWRRLMSYVWLDLLLMVIAAAILVYGYNQTLPDGAFTAGWIPNATVRGMSLTPARGWDLTTLTYTVEFARITKTFPLAQDLVALWPLYLVVVGWQVITVLNMLGGARRVRRTMAPLNDLALRVDELGRMQLAGGKMETLEQAIERASVDSPSVTTGDADLASIEVALNRLLRQMQEAKLQQMRFVNDASHELRTPIAVIQGYVNMLDRWGKDDPAVLAESIASLKAESEHMQELVEQLLFLARGDAGRTVLRRAHTNLAALVGVVCEESQMIDTEHTYRLAFDAALVSDPRCDAPVDVALVKQALRVIVQNAAKYSDAGTPITFGVAPDAGAGTIDINVEDEGIGMNQESAAHAFERFYRADNARDAGAQGSGLGLAIAKWIVDSHGGVIGVTSVEGVGSRFTIRLPR